In one Gemmatimonadales bacterium genomic region, the following are encoded:
- a CDS encoding cell division protein ZapA, whose amino-acid sequence MKKNAVRVTIVDEDYTVRSELDPEYTREVAAYVDGAIRRVLQAGPMVESHKAAILAALALTDELFQSRKQQQELAGRLRQMSADLARLLPPQKRQSVGA is encoded by the coding sequence ATGAAGAAGAACGCCGTGCGGGTCACGATCGTGGACGAGGACTACACGGTCCGCTCGGAGCTCGACCCCGAGTACACGCGCGAGGTCGCAGCTTACGTGGACGGCGCGATCCGGCGGGTCCTCCAGGCGGGGCCGATGGTCGAGAGCCACAAGGCTGCGATCCTCGCGGCGCTGGCGCTCACGGACGAGTTGTTCCAATCGCGGAAGCAGCAGCAGGAGCTGGCGGGCCGGCTCCGGCAGATGTCGGCGGATCTGGCCCGGTTGCTCCCGCCGCAGAAGAGGCAGAGCGTAGGCGCGTAA
- the rny gene encoding ribonuclease Y — protein sequence MTIELLLAALGVAAVAGPALFFVGRWAERRAAARARASALSVADRILEDARRDAEAFRASLLVSGKDELAKAREALETELGRRREELTRLERRLDDREQQLERKFQLVEGRERELEKRVSDVANLEQRVAAQETELRTIVVDQRRRLEAVAGLTASEAKRELVREIESEAKAEAAALVRNLKDQAKREADREAKMILALAIQRIAADHTAETTVATVTLPSDEMKGRIIGREGRNIRAFEAATGVDVVIDDTPDAVTVSSFDPVRREVARLALERLIADGRIHPGRIEELVKKAQADVDQQIQEAGEQAAYEVGVHGLHPELIKLVGRMKFRTSYGQNLLKHVKEVCWIAGIMANELKLDAATTKRGALLHDIGKVMTHEHEGTHVQLGVEQATKYGENATVINCIAAHHDDVPHESAISVIVQAADAVSGSRPGARHEAFESYVKRLTRLEEISNGFPGVEKSFAIQAGREIRVMVTPDAVDDGKAAELSEAIARKIENELQYPGQIKVVVIRETRAIDYAK from the coding sequence ATGACAATCGAGCTTCTTCTCGCCGCCCTCGGCGTCGCTGCCGTGGCCGGGCCGGCGTTGTTCTTCGTAGGACGATGGGCTGAGCGGCGGGCGGCGGCGCGCGCCCGAGCTTCCGCGTTGTCCGTTGCCGACCGCATCCTCGAGGACGCCCGGCGAGACGCCGAAGCGTTCCGGGCCTCCCTCCTCGTTTCCGGCAAGGACGAACTCGCCAAGGCGCGGGAAGCGCTCGAAACGGAGCTCGGCCGGCGCCGCGAGGAGCTCACCCGGCTCGAACGCCGCCTCGATGACCGCGAACAGCAGCTGGAGCGCAAGTTCCAACTCGTCGAAGGTCGCGAACGCGAGCTGGAGAAGCGGGTCTCCGACGTGGCTAACCTCGAGCAGCGGGTCGCCGCGCAGGAGACCGAGCTCCGCACTATCGTGGTGGATCAGCGCCGGCGGCTGGAAGCCGTCGCGGGCCTCACGGCCTCGGAGGCCAAGCGGGAGCTGGTCCGCGAGATCGAGAGCGAGGCCAAGGCGGAGGCCGCCGCGCTCGTCCGCAACCTCAAGGACCAGGCCAAGCGCGAGGCCGACCGCGAGGCCAAGATGATCCTCGCCCTCGCCATCCAGCGCATCGCCGCGGACCACACCGCGGAGACGACGGTCGCCACCGTCACGCTTCCCTCCGACGAGATGAAGGGCCGCATCATCGGCCGCGAAGGGCGGAACATCCGTGCCTTCGAGGCCGCTACCGGCGTGGATGTGGTGATCGACGACACTCCCGACGCCGTCACCGTATCATCGTTCGACCCGGTGAGGAGAGAAGTGGCGCGCCTGGCGCTCGAGCGGCTCATCGCCGACGGCCGCATCCATCCCGGCCGCATCGAAGAGCTAGTGAAGAAGGCCCAGGCGGACGTGGACCAGCAGATCCAGGAGGCCGGCGAGCAGGCTGCCTACGAGGTGGGCGTGCACGGCCTGCACCCGGAGCTGATCAAGCTCGTCGGGCGGATGAAGTTCCGCACTTCGTACGGCCAGAACCTCCTCAAGCACGTGAAGGAGGTCTGCTGGATCGCCGGCATCATGGCCAACGAGCTCAAGCTCGATGCCGCCACGACCAAGCGCGGCGCGCTCCTCCACGACATTGGGAAGGTGATGACGCACGAGCACGAGGGGACCCACGTCCAGCTCGGCGTGGAGCAGGCGACCAAGTACGGAGAGAACGCGACGGTCATCAACTGCATCGCCGCGCACCACGACGACGTGCCTCACGAGTCGGCGATCTCGGTGATCGTCCAGGCCGCCGACGCGGTGTCGGGCTCGCGGCCCGGCGCGCGGCACGAGGCCTTCGAGAGCTACGTGAAGCGACTGACCAGGCTGGAAGAGATCTCGAACGGCTTCCCCGGCGTCGAGAAGTCGTTCGCGATCCAGGCCGGCCGA